CAAATTCTCTGTTTTGATTCTTTAAAAATTGACTTCAAAACAAGTTTTTCATCATGGTAAATCTCAAAACAATCTCTAGTCATAGTAGTACGAGATGGAATATGAAATaaaggttgaagagctctcacGAAGTCTCTAAATCCATCCTTTTCAACAGAAATGAAGGGTTGTTCATCTATAATTATCATACGAGCTAAAGCCCTCCTACATGCctcttgatcaaatttccaaggGATAAGTGAGACATCACCTGTTTGACCTTTCGGTTGAAAAGCTAATTTTGTCTGGCTTGTCTCCGGCTTGTGGGGATTGTTCGGACACTTGAGAAGATGTGATAGCAAATTGCTTGTACCACTGTTTTTGGTGTTAGCTACATATTCTTCTGGACAGTACTTGCATTTCGCTTTTTTAACACCCTCATCATCAGTGAACTTACTGAAGTGTCGCCAAGCCACTGATCTTtctttcataatttttcttttcttcgaaCCAGAATCAGATTCGACGTTGCTTGTGGAATCATTTGAAGCACCACTTTCACCACATTTTACAAGGGCTTGAACTTTATTCACCATCTCTACCTCATCTTCCATCtacgaaacaaaacaaaaaattaaaattaaaatcggATGCAAAATAGTAGTATAGTATGGTCTATTTCTG
Above is a window of Nicotiana tabacum cultivar K326 chromosome 8, ASM71507v2, whole genome shotgun sequence DNA encoding:
- the LOC142163563 gene encoding zinc finger BED domain-containing protein DAYSLEEPER-like, translating into MEDEVEMVNKVQALVKCGESGASNDSTSNVESDSGSKKRKIMKERSVAWRHFSKFTDDEGVKKAKCKYCPEEYVANTKNSGTSNLLSHLLKCPNNPHKPETSQTKLAFQPKGQTGDVSLIPWKFDQEACRRALARMIIIDEQPFISVEKDGFRDFVRALQPLFHIPSRTTMTRDCFEIYHDEKLVLKSIFKESKQRICITTDTWTSIQRINYMCVTAHYIDKNWNLHKKILNFCPITSHKGQDLASGVAKCLLEWGWIKYLL